One window of Hymenobacter sp. BRD128 genomic DNA carries:
- the trpC gene encoding indole-3-glycerol phosphate synthase TrpC: MTILDKIIAEKRQEVARREAETPLATLQKAPLFTRPVLSARAALTAAGSSGIIAEFKRRSPSKGVINGTAEAGATTAGYVAAGAACLSVLTDEPFFGGTPDDLRAARAACPHTPILRKDFIISAYQLAEARALGADLVLLIAACLTPAEMVQLSKYAHELGLEVLLEVHDEAELHRHLANSVDLVGVNNRNLATFATDVHTSTRLASLIPSTFVKVAESGLQHAGTILALRQAGYQGFLIGETFMKTPDPAAALASLVAELSGPVSAS; this comes from the coding sequence ATGACTATCCTCGATAAAATAATTGCTGAAAAGCGCCAGGAAGTGGCCCGGCGCGAGGCCGAAACGCCCCTGGCCACGCTGCAAAAAGCGCCGCTGTTCACGCGGCCGGTGCTGTCGGCGCGGGCGGCGCTCACCGCCGCCGGCTCGTCGGGCATCATTGCTGAGTTTAAGCGCCGCTCGCCATCCAAAGGCGTTATTAATGGCACGGCCGAGGCCGGCGCCACTACGGCCGGCTACGTAGCGGCGGGCGCGGCTTGCCTGTCGGTGCTCACCGATGAACCGTTTTTTGGCGGCACACCCGACGACCTGCGGGCGGCGCGGGCGGCCTGCCCGCACACGCCGATTTTGCGCAAGGATTTCATTATCAGCGCGTATCAGCTTGCTGAGGCGCGGGCCCTAGGGGCCGACCTCGTCCTGCTCATTGCCGCCTGCCTCACGCCGGCCGAGATGGTGCAGTTAAGCAAATACGCGCACGAACTGGGGCTGGAAGTGCTGCTGGAGGTGCACGACGAGGCCGAGCTGCACCGCCACCTGGCCAACAGCGTGGACCTGGTGGGCGTGAACAACCGCAACCTGGCCACGTTTGCGACCGACGTGCACACGTCGACGCGGCTGGCTAGCCTCATTCCCAGCACGTTTGTGAAGGTGGCCGAGAGCGGCTTGCAGCACGCCGGCACCATCTTGGCGCTGCGGCAGGCGGGCTACCAGGGCTTTCTCATCGGCGAAACGTTTATGAAAACGCCCGACCCGGCGGCGGCGCTGGCTAGCCTCGTGGCCGAACTATCCGGACCGGTTTCGGCTTCTTAG
- a CDS encoding TIGR03915 family putative DNA repair protein, whose protein sequence is MSRLTSFRRPEASAAVGPVAARPPAPPLHNPPTDYTYDGSFEGLLTVLFRVYDRRSAPGSIQVEGAAQGGLFAQAVAIATDETLATRTWEGLLRFMPEPARARLYHVFLSEDPERELLIFRYADMALRAGRDISENYADATVRRCQRLAQQLFREKHRMEAFVRFEKAQDGLFHATIEPDFDTLPLIASHFTKRYADQRWLIFDRRRRYGLYYDLTRTTIVEFETGGASPRRGEVSATVLDEREPLFKILWQAYFDHVNIPERKNLKLHQRHIPKRYWKYLSEKQPCERRFEPIKNKRPPELPALPG, encoded by the coding sequence GTGAGCCGACTTACTTCCTTTCGCCGCCCCGAGGCCAGTGCGGCCGTCGGCCCGGTGGCAGCGCGGCCGCCGGCCCCCCCGCTGCACAACCCGCCCACCGATTACACCTACGACGGTAGCTTTGAGGGCCTACTCACGGTGCTGTTTCGGGTGTATGACCGCCGCTCGGCGCCCGGCAGCATTCAGGTAGAGGGCGCCGCGCAGGGCGGGCTTTTTGCCCAGGCCGTAGCCATTGCCACCGACGAAACCCTAGCCACCCGCACCTGGGAGGGCCTGCTGCGCTTCATGCCCGAGCCGGCGCGGGCGCGGCTCTACCACGTTTTTCTGAGCGAAGACCCGGAGCGCGAATTGCTCATTTTCCGCTACGCCGACATGGCCCTGCGTGCCGGGCGCGACATCTCGGAAAACTACGCCGATGCCACCGTGCGCCGCTGCCAGCGGCTAGCCCAACAGCTCTTCCGCGAAAAGCACCGCATGGAGGCGTTCGTGCGCTTCGAGAAGGCGCAGGACGGCCTGTTTCACGCCACCATCGAGCCCGATTTTGATACGCTGCCGCTCATTGCCAGCCACTTTACCAAGCGCTACGCCGACCAGCGCTGGCTGATTTTTGACCGCAGGCGCCGCTACGGGCTCTACTATGACCTCACCCGGACGACCATCGTGGAGTTTGAAACCGGTGGGGCCAGCCCGCGCCGGGGCGAGGTTTCGGCCACGGTGCTCGACGAGCGCGAGCCGCTGTTTAAAATCCTGTGGCAGGCGTATTTCGACCATGTGAACATCCCGGAGCGCAAAAACCTGAAACTGCACCAGCGCCACATTCCGAAGCGCTACTGGAAGTACCTGAGCGAGAAGCAGCCCTGCGAGCGCCGCTTCGAACCCATCAAAAACAAGCGCCCGCCGGAGCTCCCCGCGCTCCCCGGCTAG
- a CDS encoding MFS transporter, with protein sequence MPDVLPSDLAPAQATKPRLDNALVWLMALTCGLVVANIYYNQPLLAAIGRAFHVSDSRASLIATATQVGYTLGMLLVVPLGDMLERKRLMLWMLLGAAACLGGAALAPTFALLAVASILLGICSAVPQLLLPMAAHLAPEADRGRIVGRIMSGLLIGILLSRTVSGYVGAHLGWRTVFEGAAGLMLALASLLAWRLPRDQPNFQGTYASLMQSLGTLVRELPPLRRSALVGASIFAAFSVFWTTLAFYLESPAYGYGSDVAGFFGLVGAVGALAAPLAGGLADRRGARYAITAGILLALAAYLLLGLAGGWLAGLVVGVILLDVGVQSAHISNQTLVFSLRPEARSRLNTVYMTGYFTGGSLGSVVGGLAWMHFGWPGVCIVGGAFVALALAIHRSYGRP encoded by the coding sequence ATGCCCGACGTCCTGCCCTCCGATTTAGCTCCTGCCCAAGCCACTAAGCCCCGGCTCGATAATGCGCTGGTGTGGCTGATGGCCCTCACCTGCGGGCTGGTGGTGGCTAATATTTACTACAACCAACCGCTGCTGGCCGCCATCGGCCGCGCGTTCCACGTGTCCGACAGCCGCGCCAGCCTCATTGCCACGGCCACGCAGGTGGGCTACACGCTGGGGATGCTGCTGGTAGTGCCGCTGGGCGATATGCTGGAACGCAAGCGCCTCATGCTCTGGATGCTGCTGGGCGCGGCCGCGTGCCTGGGCGGCGCGGCCTTGGCACCTACGTTTGCGCTGCTGGCGGTGGCTAGCATTCTCCTGGGTATTTGCTCAGCGGTGCCGCAGCTGCTGCTGCCCATGGCGGCCCACCTGGCGCCCGAGGCCGACCGGGGCCGCATTGTGGGGCGCATTATGAGTGGCTTGCTTATCGGTATTCTGCTTTCGCGCACCGTGAGCGGCTACGTGGGCGCGCACCTGGGCTGGCGCACCGTATTTGAAGGCGCGGCCGGCCTGATGCTGGCGCTGGCTAGCCTGCTGGCCTGGCGCCTCCCCCGGGACCAGCCTAATTTTCAAGGCACCTACGCCTCGCTGATGCAGTCGCTCGGTACGCTGGTGCGCGAGCTGCCGCCGCTGCGGCGCTCGGCACTGGTGGGCGCCAGCATTTTTGCGGCTTTCAGCGTTTTTTGGACCACCCTGGCCTTTTACCTCGAAAGCCCGGCGTATGGCTACGGCAGCGATGTGGCGGGCTTTTTTGGACTAGTAGGGGCCGTGGGCGCGCTGGCCGCGCCGCTGGCCGGCGGCCTGGCCGACCGGCGCGGGGCGCGCTACGCCATCACGGCGGGCATCTTATTAGCGCTGGCTGCCTACCTGCTGCTGGGCCTGGCCGGTGGCTGGCTGGCCGGGCTGGTAGTGGGCGTCATTCTGCTCGACGTGGGCGTGCAGTCGGCCCATATTTCCAACCAGACGCTCGTGTTTTCGCTGCGCCCCGAGGCCCGCAGCCGCCTTAATACCGTGTACATGACCGGCTATTTCACGGGCGGCTCGCTGGGCTCAGTCGTGGGCGGGCTGGCCTGGATGCACTTTGGCTGGCCCGGCGTGTGCATCGTGGGCGGGGCATTTGTGGCGCTCGCGCTAGCAATTCATCGCAGCTATGGTCGGCCATAA
- the trpD gene encoding anthranilate phosphoribosyltransferase: MKDTLNHLFAYRTLPQEEAHRVVLGIAQGQYNPAQIAAFLTVYLMRSVTVEELAGFRNALLELCRPVDLGGIDAMDVCGTGGDGRNTFNISTLSAFVVAGAGQPVAKHGNHGVSSISGSSTVLEYMGVKFTADNDALRRQLDEANICFLHAPLFHPALKNVAPLRKELGVKTFFNMLGPLVNPARPRLQLVGVFSLELARLYAYLHQQEAGREFLIVHSLDGYDEVSLTGPVKLISRQGEELLSPSDLNLPQTTPEALFGGDTVAEAAHIFQKLLRNEAPAAHRNAVLANAALALRTAGRAATAAEGLALAAESLDSGRARQAFEKLLALS, encoded by the coding sequence GTGAAAGACACCCTCAACCACCTCTTTGCCTACCGCACGCTGCCCCAGGAAGAGGCGCACCGCGTGGTGCTGGGCATTGCCCAGGGCCAGTACAACCCGGCCCAGATTGCGGCTTTCCTCACCGTGTACCTCATGCGCAGCGTGACAGTGGAGGAGCTGGCCGGCTTCCGCAACGCCTTGCTGGAGCTGTGCCGGCCCGTAGACCTGGGCGGCATCGACGCGATGGACGTGTGCGGTACCGGCGGCGACGGTCGCAACACGTTCAATATCTCCACTTTATCGGCGTTTGTGGTGGCCGGCGCGGGGCAGCCGGTGGCTAAGCACGGCAACCACGGCGTGTCGAGCATCAGCGGCAGCAGCACGGTGCTGGAGTATATGGGCGTAAAATTCACGGCCGACAACGATGCCCTGCGGCGCCAGCTCGACGAGGCCAATATTTGCTTTCTGCACGCGCCGCTGTTTCACCCGGCCCTCAAAAACGTGGCGCCGCTGCGCAAAGAGCTGGGCGTAAAAACCTTCTTTAATATGCTGGGGCCGCTGGTAAATCCGGCTAGGCCGCGCCTGCAGCTGGTTGGCGTGTTCAGCCTGGAGCTGGCGCGCCTCTACGCCTACCTGCACCAGCAGGAGGCGGGCCGCGAGTTTCTCATCGTGCACAGCCTCGATGGCTACGATGAGGTGTCGCTGACGGGCCCCGTAAAACTCATCAGCCGCCAGGGCGAGGAGTTGCTGTCGCCTAGTGATTTAAACCTGCCGCAAACTACACCCGAGGCCTTGTTTGGCGGCGACACGGTGGCCGAGGCGGCGCACATTTTCCAAAAATTACTGCGCAACGAAGCACCCGCCGCCCACCGCAACGCAGTGCTCGCCAATGCCGCGCTAGCCCTGCGCACGGCCGGCCGCGCCGCTACCGCCGCCGAAGGGCTAGCCCTGGCTGCCGAGAGTCTCGACAGCGGCCGGGCCCGGCAGGCGTTTGAAAAGCTGCTGGCGCTGAGCTAA
- a CDS encoding anthranilate synthase component I family protein, translated as MPAATATSSATIVHSRHRRLLADTLTPVSLYLRLRDQFVGTLLLESSDYHGNSNSFSYLCFSPVARFELDKNQLTTQHPGRPASTTALADPRQALAHLRAFRERFRPAAPSGLPFITNGLFGHMAYEAVQYFEDVTLRDKPGASTVPAIVYQAFRYVIAINHFKDELYLFEHQYLAEGETPAADTLDYIETLIHNRNFATHPFYLQGPESSNATDEQFLELIRLGQHHCQRGDVFQIVLSRRFQQGFQGDEFNVYRALRSLNPSPYLFFFDYGSYKLFGSSPESQIVVSKGQAVLYPIAGTFRRTGDDAADARLAQQLLDDPKETAEHVMLVDLARNDLSRRCDVVAVERFKEIQYYSHVIHLVSKVVGQLGPDTEPLDVVGETFPAGTLSGAPKYRAVQLIDEYESTQRGFYGGCIGALDFGGDFNHAIMIRTFLSKDNTLYYQAGAGVVAKSVPASELQEVHNKLGALRAALQQAEKV; from the coding sequence ATGCCGGCCGCTACCGCCACTTCTTCCGCCACCATCGTGCACAGCCGCCACCGGCGCCTGCTGGCCGATACGCTCACGCCGGTGAGCCTGTACCTGCGTCTGCGCGACCAGTTTGTGGGCACGCTGCTGCTCGAAAGCTCTGACTACCACGGCAACAGCAACAGCTTTTCGTACTTGTGCTTCAGCCCGGTAGCGCGCTTCGAGCTGGATAAAAATCAGCTAACCACGCAGCATCCCGGTCGGCCGGCCAGCACTACTGCCCTCGCCGACCCGCGCCAGGCGCTGGCGCATCTGCGGGCGTTTCGGGAGAGGTTCCGGCCCGCCGCGCCGTCGGGGCTGCCGTTTATCACCAACGGGCTGTTTGGGCACATGGCCTACGAGGCAGTGCAGTATTTTGAGGATGTGACGCTGCGCGACAAGCCCGGCGCGAGCACGGTGCCAGCTATTGTTTATCAAGCATTTCGCTACGTTATTGCCATCAACCATTTCAAAGACGAGCTTTACCTGTTTGAGCACCAGTACCTGGCCGAGGGCGAAACGCCGGCCGCCGATACGCTCGACTACATCGAGACGCTTATCCACAACCGCAACTTTGCTACCCACCCGTTTTACCTTCAGGGTCCGGAAAGCTCGAACGCGACCGATGAGCAGTTTCTGGAGCTTATCCGGCTGGGGCAGCACCATTGCCAGCGCGGCGACGTGTTTCAGATTGTGCTGTCGCGGCGCTTTCAGCAAGGCTTTCAGGGCGATGAGTTTAACGTATACCGGGCGCTGCGCTCGCTCAATCCGTCGCCCTACCTCTTCTTTTTCGATTACGGCAGCTACAAGCTATTTGGCTCCTCGCCCGAGTCGCAGATTGTGGTTAGCAAGGGCCAGGCGGTGCTCTACCCCATCGCGGGCACTTTCCGCCGCACCGGCGACGATGCGGCCGATGCCCGGCTAGCCCAGCAGCTGCTCGATGACCCCAAGGAAACCGCCGAGCACGTAATGCTCGTGGACCTGGCCCGCAATGACCTTAGCCGCCGCTGCGACGTGGTGGCCGTGGAGCGCTTCAAGGAAATTCAGTACTACTCGCACGTTATTCACTTGGTTTCCAAGGTAGTGGGCCAGCTAGGCCCCGACACCGAGCCGCTCGACGTGGTGGGCGAAACCTTCCCGGCCGGCACGCTTTCGGGCGCGCCCAAGTACCGCGCCGTGCAGCTCATCGATGAATACGAAAGCACCCAGCGGGGCTTCTACGGCGGCTGCATCGGGGCGCTCGACTTCGGCGGCGACTTTAACCACGCCATCATGATTCGCACTTTCCTCAGCAAGGATAACACGCTGTATTACCAGGCCGGCGCGGGCGTGGTGGCCAAGTCAGTGCCCGCCAGTGAGTTGCAGGAGGTGCACAACAAGCTGGGCGCGCTGCGCGCGGCGCTGCAGCAGGCGGAGAAAGTATAA
- a CDS encoding aminodeoxychorismate/anthranilate synthase component II has protein sequence MAILVLDNYDSFTYNLVYMLRELGQEVDVFRNDKISLDAVDKYSHILLSPGPGIPSEAGIMPELIKRYAPTKHILGVCLGHQAIGEAFGGQLANLGEVHHGVAHTLHQTPEAAGNRLFNDVPDTVRVGRYHSWTIAPEGVPAELRITALDENGQVLALAHRDYDVLGVQFHPESVLTEHGKTMLANWVNG, from the coding sequence ATGGCTATTCTGGTTCTCGACAACTACGACTCCTTCACCTACAACCTCGTGTATATGCTGCGCGAGTTGGGGCAGGAAGTGGACGTGTTTCGCAACGATAAAATCAGCCTTGATGCGGTTGATAAGTACTCGCACATCTTACTGTCGCCGGGTCCCGGCATTCCGAGCGAGGCCGGCATTATGCCCGAGCTTATCAAGCGCTACGCGCCTACCAAGCACATTCTGGGCGTGTGCCTGGGCCACCAGGCCATTGGCGAGGCCTTTGGCGGCCAGCTCGCCAACCTCGGCGAGGTGCACCACGGCGTGGCTCACACGCTGCACCAGACGCCCGAGGCAGCCGGCAACCGGCTCTTCAACGACGTGCCCGACACCGTGCGCGTGGGCCGCTACCACTCCTGGACCATCGCGCCCGAGGGCGTGCCGGCCGAGCTGCGCATCACGGCCCTTGATGAGAATGGCCAGGTGCTAGCCCTCGCCCACCGCGACTACGACGTGCTCGGGGTGCAGTTTCACCCTGAGTCGGTGCTGACGGAGCACGGCAAAACCATGCTGGCCAATTGGGTGAACGGCTAG
- the rfbD gene encoding dTDP-4-dehydrorhamnose reductase — protein MQTTLVFGASGQLGQCLAHVAQAQNMRGLVFPPEAQANILDINSLRALFEHHHPAYVINCAAYTAVDKAEDEVDLARRVNRDGVENLARLCGEFNATLIQISTDFVFAGTGNQPLVETDEAAPLSVYGLTKLEGEQVIPGLASRYFILRTSWLYSEFAGNFVKTMLKLGRERDELRIIWDQVGTPCYAIDLAGCILHIIDSQSQAYGIYHYSNEGVTSWYDFATAIFELSNVLVKTVPIRTAEYPTKATRPAYSVMDKSKVKRELGVTIPHWRASLRTCLERLG, from the coding sequence ATGCAGACAACGCTGGTTTTTGGGGCCTCGGGCCAACTTGGGCAGTGCCTGGCGCACGTGGCGCAGGCGCAAAATATGAGGGGCCTGGTTTTTCCGCCCGAGGCGCAGGCCAACATCTTAGATATCAATAGCCTGCGCGCCTTATTCGAGCACCACCACCCGGCCTACGTTATCAACTGCGCCGCCTACACGGCCGTCGATAAAGCCGAGGATGAGGTAGACCTGGCCCGCCGCGTGAACCGCGATGGCGTGGAAAACCTGGCTAGGCTCTGCGGCGAATTCAACGCCACGCTCATCCAGATTTCGACCGATTTTGTATTTGCCGGCACCGGCAACCAGCCGCTCGTTGAAACCGACGAAGCCGCGCCTCTCAGCGTCTACGGCCTCACCAAGCTGGAGGGCGAGCAGGTTATTCCGGGGCTAGCCAGCCGATATTTCATCCTGCGCACCAGCTGGCTGTACTCCGAGTTTGCGGGCAACTTCGTGAAAACCATGCTCAAGCTGGGCCGCGAGCGCGACGAGCTGCGCATCATCTGGGACCAGGTAGGCACGCCCTGCTACGCCATCGACCTGGCCGGCTGCATCCTGCACATCATTGATAGTCAGAGCCAAGCCTATGGTATTTATCACTACAGCAACGAGGGCGTGACCTCGTGGTATGATTTCGCCACGGCTATTTTCGAGCTGAGCAACGTGCTGGTGAAAACGGTGCCCATCCGCACCGCTGAGTACCCGACCAAAGCTACGCGACCAGCCTACTCGGTAATGGATAAGAGCAAGGTGAAAAGAGAGTTAGGGGTAACTATCCCGCACTGGCGCGCGAGCTTGCGCACCTGCCTGGAGCGGCTAGGGTAG
- a CDS encoding S1 RNA-binding domain-containing protein produces MRLGDFNDLEIAREVSIGFYLTSDDGDLLLPEKYRPVGARVGDVIRVFVYRDSEDRLIATTLEPLAVVDSFAALTVRDVGPPGAFLDWGLEKDLLLPHANQRQAVRVGERVLVYVYLDEASDRLVASAKWQQFLSPEPFAGAVGEAVQVLIAEETPLGYSVVVNGTHLGLLYHNEVFRPLRVGELLPAHLRQIRPDGKLDVRLGQAGYDEVEMASRLVLAALRQRPDGRLPLGDKSLADDVYRRLGMSKKVFKKALGALYKQGVVELGPEETRLASPQ; encoded by the coding sequence ATGCGCCTTGGCGATTTTAACGACCTCGAAATAGCCCGCGAAGTCAGCATTGGCTTTTATCTGACCAGCGACGACGGCGACCTGCTGCTGCCCGAAAAGTACCGCCCGGTGGGCGCGCGCGTCGGCGACGTTATCCGCGTGTTTGTTTACCGCGATTCTGAGGACCGCCTCATTGCCACCACCCTGGAGCCGCTGGCGGTAGTCGATAGCTTTGCCGCACTCACCGTGCGCGACGTGGGCCCGCCCGGCGCTTTCCTCGACTGGGGCCTCGAAAAAGACCTGCTCCTGCCCCACGCCAACCAGCGCCAGGCCGTGCGCGTGGGCGAGCGCGTGCTGGTGTACGTATACCTCGACGAGGCTAGCGACCGCCTGGTGGCCTCGGCCAAATGGCAGCAATTTCTCAGTCCCGAGCCGTTTGCAGGGGCCGTGGGCGAGGCCGTGCAGGTGCTCATTGCCGAAGAGACGCCGCTCGGCTACTCCGTCGTCGTGAACGGCACGCACCTGGGCCTACTCTATCACAACGAAGTATTTCGCCCGCTGCGCGTGGGCGAGCTGCTACCGGCCCACCTGCGCCAGATTCGGCCCGACGGCAAGCTCGACGTGCGCCTCGGCCAGGCTGGCTACGACGAAGTTGAAATGGCTTCGCGCCTCGTGCTGGCCGCCCTGCGGCAGCGCCCCGATGGCCGCTTGCCCCTCGGCGACAAAAGCCTGGCCGACGACGTGTACCGCCGCCTGGGCATGAGCAAAAAGGTATTTAAAAAGGCTCTGGGTGCGCTCTACAAGCAGGGCGTAGTAGAGCTGGGGCCCGAAGAAACGCGGCTAGCCAGCCCCCAATAA
- a CDS encoding phosphoribosylanthranilate isomerase, whose product MKVKICGMREAANILAVADFNPDFLGFIFYEKSPRYVGTSLSTEVLRSLPDSVCKVGVFVDAPLPELLATTSHYSLDYVQLHGHETPAYCRAVREQGLRIIKAFSVAEPADFANLTDYGPSCEFFLFDTKGPQRGGNGRTFDWELLRHYHGPTPFLLSGGLGPDTLAGLLHFHHPQLAGYDFNSLLELAPGRKDVEATGRVLTRLHDQRADY is encoded by the coding sequence ATGAAAGTCAAAATATGCGGTATGCGCGAAGCGGCCAACATCCTGGCCGTGGCCGATTTCAACCCCGATTTTCTGGGCTTCATCTTCTACGAGAAGTCGCCCCGCTACGTGGGTACCAGCCTCAGCACGGAGGTACTGCGCAGCCTGCCCGATTCGGTGTGCAAGGTGGGCGTGTTTGTCGATGCGCCGCTGCCCGAGCTGCTGGCTACCACCAGCCACTACAGCCTCGACTACGTGCAGCTGCACGGCCACGAAACCCCGGCCTACTGCCGCGCCGTGCGCGAGCAGGGGCTGCGCATCATCAAGGCCTTTTCGGTGGCTGAGCCTGCTGATTTTGCCAACCTGACCGACTACGGGCCTAGCTGCGAGTTTTTTCTGTTTGATACCAAAGGCCCGCAGCGGGGCGGTAATGGCCGGACCTTCGATTGGGAGCTTTTGCGCCATTATCACGGCCCCACCCCCTTCTTGCTGAGCGGCGGCCTGGGCCCCGATACCCTGGCCGGGCTACTGCACTTCCACCACCCGCAGCTGGCGGGCTACGACTTCAATAGCCTGCTGGAGCTAGCGCCCGGCCGCAAAGACGTCGAAGCTACCGGCCGGGTACTGACCCGCCTGCACGACCAGCGCGCCGACTACTAA
- a CDS encoding BLUF domain-containing protein → MPLYHLIYESRASQPFTDADLLELLRNSRDYNAQHELTGLLLYSAEGRFLQVLEGRQAAVLALYQRISQDVRHTACMLLLSGPLAERRFGEWRMGYRATRHHTDLPALLGHVDTSSPDFLLPLLPKLSTSLLDRLFDYVHHTPAHASLDELVAG, encoded by the coding sequence ATGCCCTTATACCACCTCATTTACGAAAGCCGCGCTAGTCAGCCATTTACCGATGCTGACCTGCTGGAATTATTACGAAATTCACGAGACTACAACGCGCAGCACGAGCTGACTGGTTTACTGCTTTACTCTGCCGAAGGGCGTTTTTTGCAAGTACTTGAAGGGCGGCAGGCTGCTGTGCTGGCCTTGTACCAGCGCATCAGCCAGGATGTGCGCCACACGGCCTGCATGCTGCTATTGAGCGGGCCACTGGCCGAGCGGCGCTTTGGCGAGTGGCGGATGGGCTACCGGGCCACCCGGCACCATACCGACCTGCCGGCGCTGCTAGGCCATGTCGATACATCATCGCCCGACTTTTTGCTGCCGTTGCTGCCAAAGCTGTCTACGTCGCTGCTTGACCGGCTTTTCGACTACGTGCACCATACCCCCGCGCACGCTAGCTTAGATGAGTTAGTGGCTGGGTAA
- a CDS encoding putative DNA modification/repair radical SAM protein codes for MNERIQEKLSILADAAKYDVSCSSSGGKRKNEQKGLGNAEGMGICHSFTEDGRCVSLLKILLTNHCIFDCAYCVSRRSNDVKRAAFTVEEVVDLTINFYRRNYIEGLFLSSGIFSSPDYTMERLVRIVKKLRTEHNFNGYIHVKTIPGASPELIQEAGLYADRLSVNIELPSELALQNLAPEKNYAEILTPMGQIRDGIIQNKEEKALFKKVPQFATAGQSTQLIVGASDENDLQIIKLSDSLYQGYGLKRVYYSGYVPVTDDARLPQVTQPPLVREHRLYQTDWLMRFYGFEADEILDPAHPYLDLEIDPKLAWALRNRHLFPVDVNVADRAMILRIPGVGARSAERIVQARRFTSLTAEHLTQFGVVMKRAKHFLTARGMAPARLGELSEQQVRRQILFGGKATRSALVTQQLDLFAQAG; via the coding sequence ATGAACGAGCGCATTCAGGAAAAGCTAAGCATCTTAGCCGACGCCGCTAAGTACGATGTATCGTGCAGCAGCAGCGGCGGCAAGCGCAAAAACGAGCAGAAAGGCCTCGGCAACGCCGAAGGCATGGGCATCTGCCACAGCTTTACCGAGGATGGCCGCTGCGTGAGTCTGCTAAAAATTCTGCTCACCAACCACTGCATTTTTGACTGCGCCTACTGCGTGTCGCGCCGGAGCAACGACGTGAAGCGCGCCGCCTTTACGGTGGAGGAAGTAGTGGACCTGACCATCAATTTCTACCGCCGCAACTACATCGAGGGCCTGTTTTTAAGCAGCGGAATTTTCTCCTCGCCCGACTACACGATGGAGCGCCTGGTGCGCATCGTGAAGAAGCTGCGCACCGAGCATAATTTTAACGGCTACATCCACGTCAAGACCATTCCGGGCGCTTCGCCCGAGCTGATTCAGGAAGCCGGCCTCTACGCCGACCGTCTGAGCGTGAATATTGAGCTGCCCTCGGAGCTGGCCCTCCAGAACCTGGCGCCGGAGAAAAACTACGCCGAGATTCTGACCCCGATGGGGCAGATTCGCGACGGCATTATTCAGAATAAAGAGGAAAAGGCGCTGTTTAAGAAAGTGCCGCAGTTTGCCACCGCCGGGCAGAGCACCCAGCTTATTGTGGGGGCTAGCGACGAGAATGACTTGCAGATTATCAAGCTCTCCGACTCGCTCTACCAGGGCTACGGGCTGAAGCGCGTGTACTACTCGGGCTACGTGCCCGTGACCGACGATGCGCGCCTGCCGCAGGTGACCCAGCCGCCGCTGGTGCGCGAGCACCGCCTGTACCAAACCGACTGGCTGATGCGCTTTTACGGTTTCGAGGCCGACGAGATACTCGACCCCGCGCATCCCTACCTCGACCTCGAAATCGACCCCAAGCTGGCCTGGGCGCTGCGCAATCGCCACCTGTTTCCGGTAGATGTAAACGTGGCCGACCGGGCCATGATACTGCGCATTCCCGGCGTGGGCGCCCGCTCGGCCGAGCGCATTGTGCAGGCCCGGCGCTTTACCAGCCTCACGGCCGAGCACCTCACGCAGTTTGGCGTAGTGATGAAGCGCGCCAAGCACTTTCTCACGGCCAGGGGCATGGCGCCGGCTAGGTTAGGCGAGCTGAGCGAGCAGCAGGTGCGCCGCCAGATTTTATTCGGGGGCAAGGCCACGCGCTCGGCCCTCGTGACGCAGCAATTGGATTTATTTGCCCAGGCCGGCTAG
- a CDS encoding energy transducer TonB translates to MRPHFTGGDAALISYMTKNMHYPDGARQLKVTGKVYIRFILSAAGRITDASVVRGPGGGLNEEALRLVWLMPPWQPGYQRGQAVRVVCTMPIEFQL, encoded by the coding sequence GTGCGGCCCCATTTCACGGGTGGCGACGCCGCCCTGATTAGCTACATGACTAAGAATATGCACTATCCGGACGGCGCGCGGCAGCTGAAAGTGACGGGTAAGGTGTATATACGTTTTATCCTAAGCGCGGCTGGCCGGATTACCGATGCTTCGGTGGTGCGTGGCCCCGGCGGTGGCCTCAATGAAGAAGCGCTGCGCCTGGTGTGGCTGATGCCGCCCTGGCAGCCCGGCTACCAGCGCGGGCAGGCTGTGCGCGTGGTGTGCACCATGCCGATTGAGTTTCAGCTGTGA